From Cellulophaga lytica DSM 7489, a single genomic window includes:
- a CDS encoding CAP domain-containing protein, with amino-acid sequence MSKFKFLPLGLLALFITMTSCTTESIEQEDAIYAQVDTSSELEKEVIELVNEYRSSQGLNTLEYGKVAYGYAAQHNDYMIEAGKISHDNFDLRASNLAVEAKADFVSENLAKDFKTANGVVKAWINSPTHKKVMEGDFTYTAINIKADENGKLYFTQLYYK; translated from the coding sequence ATGTCAAAATTTAAATTTTTACCATTAGGACTTTTAGCTTTATTTATAACAATGACTTCTTGTACTACAGAGAGCATTGAGCAAGAAGATGCAATTTATGCACAAGTAGATACGTCTAGTGAATTAGAGAAAGAAGTTATAGAATTGGTAAATGAGTACAGATCTTCTCAAGGTTTAAATACTTTAGAATATGGTAAAGTGGCATACGGTTATGCTGCACAGCATAATGATTATATGATTGAGGCTGGTAAAATTAGCCACGATAATTTTGATTTACGTGCATCTAATTTAGCAGTAGAGGCAAAAGCAGATTTTGTTTCAGAAAACTTAGCTAAAGATTTTAAAACAGCAAACGGTGTAGTTAAAGCTTGGATTAATAGTCCAACTCACAAAAAAGTAATGGAAGGAGATTTTACATACACAGCTATAAATATTAAAGCTGATGAAAATGGAAAATTATACTTTACACAGTTATATTATAAGTAA
- a CDS encoding PepSY-associated TM helix domain-containing protein has product MSKRNYNVFFHTHTVSGIVISVALYIIFFAGSFALIKDEITAWEKGNTAEILAPEDIDFNRLIKSIEAEGHTLYGRDIRIIPADAKKDIYVQLTDSQDTTVVNIPEKPTYFYADQETYKISEYYSFYSVGELLYRLHFFHQLPTIGIYIAGFVALFFLFAIITGVIVHWKKMVSNFYVFRPKAKLKMVWTDAHTALGVIGLPFQFVYAVTSCFLCMSIFVLLPANYVYNNNQDKLLEDIRPMMKTYPLEEKLDTVLDVNSFMAKADKKWENFTAQQIYIKSYGATTMMFQVDGLLGSKEKFLGNGRVVYKMATNTIESEKSPYVNSYVEDVELTIRKLHFGDFGGMYLKVIYFILALITCFVIISGVLIWLEARNKKNISAAKQLYNRRVGHVYLAICLSMFPITALSFIASKLLPRDLDASRQTILYVVFFVGWLLLTIYFKSKRDNYITNKYSLLWGSILGFLIPIINGLVSGNWFWKTFANNQLDVFTIDAFWLVLASVALAIYFKLERKVPKVSHAKLVAEYQKTVLEQRKEQENQLETGEDQSKKIKFMRTKISIFWLLIVVGFIIHHVYGLFGVYYNESLMIEGATGDVPVDHHLYRIFFEGIAMLFCIATLEVSKQWFRLTSIIWAILLGIFNVYHFITAIFYEAKNISEILILALMGVVSVLLVKTLLQWRKEVV; this is encoded by the coding sequence ATGAGTAAACGTAATTACAATGTTTTTTTTCATACACATACCGTTAGTGGTATTGTAATTAGTGTAGCCTTATATATTATATTTTTTGCAGGATCCTTTGCGCTTATTAAGGATGAAATTACTGCTTGGGAAAAAGGAAACACAGCAGAAATTTTAGCTCCTGAAGATATAGATTTTAATAGGCTTATAAAAAGTATAGAGGCAGAAGGCCATACACTTTATGGTAGAGACATACGCATAATACCAGCAGATGCTAAAAAAGACATTTATGTACAGCTAACAGACTCCCAAGATACTACAGTAGTAAATATACCAGAAAAACCAACTTATTTTTATGCAGATCAAGAAACCTATAAAATAAGTGAGTATTATTCTTTTTATAGTGTAGGAGAGCTATTGTACAGGTTGCATTTTTTTCATCAATTACCAACAATAGGTATTTACATAGCAGGTTTTGTAGCATTGTTTTTTTTATTTGCTATAATAACAGGGGTTATTGTGCATTGGAAAAAAATGGTGTCTAACTTTTATGTTTTTAGACCCAAGGCAAAATTAAAAATGGTTTGGACAGATGCACACACGGCATTAGGCGTAATAGGTTTGCCTTTTCAGTTTGTATATGCAGTTACAAGTTGTTTTTTATGTATGTCTATTTTTGTGTTGTTACCAGCAAATTATGTGTATAATAATAACCAAGATAAGCTTTTAGAGGATATACGTCCAATGATGAAAACTTATCCGTTAGAAGAAAAGTTAGATACTGTTTTAGACGTAAATTCTTTTATGGCTAAGGCCGATAAAAAATGGGAAAACTTTACGGCACAGCAAATTTATATTAAGAGCTACGGAGCAACAACTATGATGTTTCAGGTTGATGGTTTATTAGGCTCTAAAGAAAAGTTTTTAGGTAACGGAAGAGTTGTTTATAAAATGGCTACTAATACTATAGAATCTGAAAAAAGTCCTTATGTAAACAGCTATGTAGAAGATGTAGAACTTACTATACGTAAACTGCACTTTGGAGATTTTGGTGGTATGTACTTAAAGGTAATATACTTTATACTAGCATTAATCACTTGTTTTGTAATTATATCTGGTGTACTTATTTGGTTAGAGGCACGTAATAAAAAAAATATATCTGCAGCAAAGCAATTGTATAATAGGCGAGTAGGGCACGTGTATTTGGCCATATGTTTAAGTATGTTTCCTATAACAGCATTGTCTTTTATAGCATCTAAACTACTACCAAGAGACTTAGATGCTAGCAGACAAACTATTTTATATGTAGTGTTTTTTGTGGGTTGGCTATTGTTAACCATTTACTTTAAAAGTAAAAGAGACAATTACATTACCAACAAATACAGTTTGTTATGGGGCAGTATTTTAGGATTTTTAATACCAATAATTAATGGCTTGGTATCTGGCAATTGGTTTTGGAAAACCTTTGCAAACAATCAATTAGATGTTTTTACAATAGATGCCTTTTGGTTGGTGTTAGCTTCGGTGGCTTTGGCTATATATTTTAAGTTAGAGCGTAAAGTACCAAAGGTTAGTCACGCTAAACTAGTAGCAGAATACCAGAAAACAGTTTTAGAGCAAAGAAAAGAACAAGAAAATCAATTAGAAACAGGAGAAGATCAATCTAAGAAAATAAAATTTATGAGAACAAAAATTTCAATATTCTGGCTATTAATAGTAGTAGGCTTTATTATACACCACGTTTACGGTTTATTTGGCGTGTATTATAATGAGAGTTTAATGATAGAAGGTGCTACAGGAGATGTACCAGTAGATCACCACTTGTACCGTATATTTTTTGAAGGCATTGCAATGCTTTTTTGCATAGCAACATTAGAAGTATCTAAACAATGGTTTAGATTAACCTCTATAATATGGGCAATTTTATTAGGTATTTTTAATGTATACCATTTTATAACAGCTATATTTTATGAGGCTAAAAACATATCAGAAATACTAATATTGGCATTAATGGGAGTTGTAAGTGTATTATTAGTAAAAACACTACTGCAATGGCGTAAAGAGGTAGTTTAG
- a CDS encoding MBL fold metallo-hydrolase gives MIIEQIYTGCLSQGAYYIESNGEAAIIDPLRETSPYTKRAEENNATIKYIFETHFHADFVSGHVTLAQKTGAPIVYGPKADPTFDAIIAKDNQEFKVGDITIIALHTPGHTMESTTYLLKDENGNDHAIFSGDTLFLGDVGRPDLAQKAGEITEEDLAGFLYDSLRNKIMPLADSILVYPAHGAGSACGKNLSKDTVDTLGNQKKTNYALRENMTKEEFIKEVTDGLLPPPEYFPLNVKMNKEGYDDIANIIKRGTIELDPDMVEALANNTGAIILDVRHQDEFAKGHIPRSIFIGLNGSFAPWVGALIADVEQPIILIAPEGKEEETVTRLSRVGFDNTLGYLKGGFNAWKKAAKEYDTVSCTTAEKLSNEVKDSTKIYDVRKESEFLSEHVINAVNTPLDFINKYLKKYPANNNFYIHCASGYRSMVAASILKSRGIHNLINVNGGIAALKETKIPISNYVCPSTL, from the coding sequence ATGATTATAGAACAAATATACACAGGTTGCCTATCACAAGGGGCATATTATATAGAGAGTAATGGTGAAGCGGCTATTATAGATCCTTTAAGAGAAACTTCTCCTTACACTAAAAGAGCAGAAGAAAATAATGCTACTATTAAATACATTTTTGAAACTCATTTTCACGCAGATTTTGTTAGTGGACACGTTACATTAGCTCAAAAAACTGGAGCTCCTATTGTATACGGACCTAAAGCAGATCCTACATTTGATGCTATTATTGCTAAAGACAATCAGGAATTTAAAGTTGGTGATATAACCATTATAGCCTTACACACGCCTGGCCATACTATGGAAAGTACTACGTATCTTTTAAAGGATGAAAACGGAAACGACCACGCTATTTTTAGTGGTGACACTCTATTTTTAGGTGATGTAGGTAGGCCAGATTTAGCACAAAAAGCAGGCGAAATTACAGAAGAAGACTTGGCAGGCTTTTTATACGACAGTTTACGAAACAAAATTATGCCTTTAGCAGATTCTATTTTAGTATATCCTGCACACGGGGCTGGGTCTGCCTGCGGAAAAAATTTAAGTAAAGACACAGTTGACACTTTAGGGAACCAAAAAAAGACAAATTATGCCTTACGTGAAAATATGACTAAGGAAGAGTTTATAAAAGAGGTTACAGATGGTTTACTACCTCCTCCTGAGTATTTTCCTTTAAATGTAAAAATGAACAAAGAAGGGTATGATGATATAGCAAATATTATAAAACGTGGCACAATAGAATTAGACCCAGATATGGTAGAGGCATTAGCTAACAATACTGGCGCCATAATTTTAGATGTAAGACACCAAGATGAATTTGCCAAAGGCCATATTCCCAGATCTATTTTTATTGGTTTAAATGGTAGTTTTGCTCCTTGGGTAGGTGCACTAATTGCAGATGTAGAGCAACCTATAATACTAATTGCTCCAGAGGGTAAAGAAGAAGAAACAGTCACTAGATTATCTAGAGTTGGTTTTGATAATACGCTTGGATACCTAAAAGGCGGATTTAACGCTTGGAAAAAAGCTGCTAAAGAGTATGATACTGTTAGCTGTACAACAGCAGAAAAGCTAAGTAACGAGGTAAAAGATTCTACAAAAATTTACGATGTTAGAAAGGAAAGCGAATTTTTATCTGAGCACGTAATTAACGCAGTTAATACTCCTTTAGATTTTATTAATAAATACCTTAAAAAGTACCCTGCTAACAACAACTTTTACATACACTGTGCTAGTGGTTACAGAAGTATGGTAGCCGCTTCTATATTAAAAAGTAGAGGCATACATAACCTTATTAATGTAAACGGAGGTATTGCTGCCTTAAAGGAAACAAAAATACCAATAAGCAACTACGTTTGCCCATCTACTTTATAA
- a CDS encoding metal-dependent hydrolase, producing the protein MDSLTQIVLGAAVGEAVLGKKIGNKAMLYGAIAGTIPDLDTFASFYTDTVTGLEIHRGFTHSVLFSVVFAPIFAWLVTRYEKYKDFRGWCWLFFLAFVTHPILDAHTTWGTQLFWPLNNRLAFKTIFVIDPLYTVPFLVFVILTMFQKKESLKRKKYNRLGLIISSSYLLLTFALKGVAFYQFKKQLEEQNIVYSQIETKPSALNTILWTANVETEDAFYIGHYSFFDTKPILFSRYNKNHFLVNDLKDNPKMQRMIAISKGWYTIDTYKDFLYYNDLRFGTLGLDYNDQDFVFRYQIHKYGNGSISFSEIPKNRTQAKKLLTDLWERIKGN; encoded by the coding sequence ATGGATTCTTTAACGCAAATAGTATTAGGAGCAGCAGTAGGAGAGGCTGTTTTAGGAAAAAAAATAGGAAATAAGGCAATGCTTTATGGCGCAATTGCAGGTACAATACCAGATTTAGACACCTTTGCATCTTTCTATACAGATACTGTTACGGGCTTAGAAATACACCGTGGTTTTACACACTCTGTATTATTTTCTGTAGTATTTGCCCCAATTTTTGCGTGGTTAGTTACAAGGTATGAGAAGTATAAAGATTTTAGAGGTTGGTGTTGGCTTTTCTTTTTAGCATTTGTAACGCATCCAATTTTAGATGCACATACAACTTGGGGAACACAGTTGTTTTGGCCATTAAATAACCGACTAGCATTTAAAACTATTTTTGTTATAGACCCATTGTATACAGTTCCTTTTTTGGTGTTTGTAATTCTAACAATGTTTCAGAAAAAAGAAAGCTTAAAGCGTAAAAAATATAATAGATTAGGTTTAATAATAAGTAGTAGTTATTTACTATTAACCTTTGCTTTAAAGGGTGTTGCTTTTTATCAATTTAAAAAACAATTAGAAGAACAAAATATAGTATACTCACAAATAGAAACAAAACCATCTGCTTTAAATACTATTTTATGGACAGCAAATGTAGAGACTGAAGATGCATTTTACATTGGCCATTATTCTTTTTTTGACACCAAGCCTATTTTGTTTTCTAGGTATAATAAAAATCATTTTTTAGTAAACGATTTAAAAGATAACCCAAAAATGCAACGTATGATTGCCATTAGTAAAGGATGGTATACTATTGATACATACAAGGACTTTTTATATTATAACGATTTACGTTTTGGTACACTAGGTTTAGATTATAATGATCAAGATTTTGTGTTTAGGTATCAAATACATAAATATGGTAATGGAAGTATTTCTTTTAGTGAAATTCCAAAAAATAGAACTCAGGCTAAAAAATTACTAACTGATTTATGGGAGCGTATAAAGGGAAATTAG
- a CDS encoding YeeE/YedE family protein: MELILQPWPWYVSGPLIALVLFLLLFAGKNFGMSSNLRTLCTICGADKKSDFFKFNWKSQKWNLVVMIGAIIGGFIGANFLTESTAVAINPETVEQLQELGFSSAGNAYLPTELYGLEALTDIKSILILAIGGLLVGFGTRYAGGCTSGHAISGLSNLQLPSLIAVIGFFIGGLFMIHVLYPLIF; this comes from the coding sequence ATGGAATTAATTTTACAACCTTGGCCTTGGTATGTGTCTGGCCCGCTAATTGCTTTAGTGCTGTTTTTACTACTTTTTGCGGGTAAAAACTTTGGTATGTCTAGCAACTTAAGAACTCTTTGTACGATTTGTGGAGCAGATAAAAAATCGGACTTTTTTAAGTTTAATTGGAAAAGTCAAAAATGGAACTTAGTTGTAATGATTGGAGCCATTATTGGTGGCTTTATAGGAGCAAACTTTTTAACAGAATCTACAGCTGTAGCCATAAACCCAGAAACTGTAGAGCAATTACAAGAATTGGGCTTTTCTAGCGCAGGAAATGCGTATTTACCAACAGAACTATATGGTTTAGAAGCATTAACAGATATAAAAAGTATTTTAATTTTAGCCATAGGCGGGCTCCTAGTTGGTTTTGGAACAAGGTATGCTGGTGGCTGTACATCTGGGCACGCAATATCTGGTTTAAGTAACTTACAACTACCTTCTTTAATAGCTGTTATTGGCTTTTTTATTGGCGGTTTATTTATGATTCACGTTTTATACCCTTTAATATTTTAA
- a CDS encoding DUF6691 family protein: protein MRTFIYLLIGILFGITMFKSEAASWFRIYEMFQMQSFHMYGIIGSAVGLGVVITYLIKRFKVKSAYGEEIKFIPKNKSVSRYLFGGIIFGLGWALAGACPGPMFTLVGAGFAPILIVIVFAVLGTFLYGIVRDKLPH, encoded by the coding sequence ATGAGAACATTTATATATTTACTTATTGGAATATTGTTTGGTATAACAATGTTTAAGTCTGAAGCAGCTTCTTGGTTTCGTATCTATGAAATGTTTCAAATGCAATCTTTTCATATGTATGGCATTATAGGCTCTGCTGTTGGGCTTGGTGTTGTAATTACGTACCTTATTAAGCGTTTTAAAGTAAAATCTGCTTATGGAGAAGAAATAAAATTTATTCCTAAAAACAAAAGCGTTAGCAGATACCTTTTTGGCGGCATTATTTTTGGACTTGGTTGGGCTTTAGCTGGCGCATGTCCTGGCCCAATGTTTACTTTAGTAGGTGCTGGTTTTGCTCCTATTTTAATTGTAATAGTTTTTGCCGTGTTAGGTACATTTTTATATGGTATTGTAAGAGATAAATTACCCCATTAA
- a CDS encoding Crp/Fnr family transcriptional regulator, with protein sequence MIEELKNSYGTLFEDQLLQEILEVATYKEVPEGFKLIEIGDYVKSMPLLVSGAIKILREDTEGDELLLYYLEKGETCTMTMACCMGQKKSEIRAIAETDAKLIMVPIEKMEIWTSKYKSWRDFVFESYHNRINELLLTVDSVAFLKMDERLLNYLREKVRVTNSSIIKNTHQEIAYDLHSSRVVISRLLKKLEKLEKIELHRNHIKIINIS encoded by the coding sequence ATGATTGAAGAATTAAAAAATAGCTACGGCACTTTATTTGAAGACCAATTACTACAAGAAATTCTTGAAGTGGCTACTTATAAAGAAGTTCCTGAGGGTTTTAAACTTATAGAAATTGGCGACTACGTAAAGTCTATGCCCTTACTTGTATCTGGTGCCATAAAAATACTTAGAGAAGATACTGAAGGAGATGAGCTACTACTCTACTACCTAGAAAAAGGAGAAACTTGTACTATGACAATGGCTTGTTGTATGGGGCAAAAAAAGAGTGAAATTAGAGCTATTGCAGAAACAGATGCTAAGTTAATTATGGTTCCTATAGAAAAAATGGAAATTTGGACATCTAAATACAAATCTTGGAGAGATTTTGTTTTTGAAAGTTATCATAACCGTATTAATGAGTTGCTACTTACCGTAGATAGTGTTGCTTTTTTAAAAATGGATGAACGTTTACTAAATTACTTAAGAGAAAAGGTAAGGGTAACTAATAGTTCTATTATTAAAAATACGCATCAGGAAATTGCGTATGATCTACATAGTTCTAGAGTGGTGATTTCTAGATTACTAAAGAAGTTAGAAAAGTTAGAAAAAATAGAATTACACAGAAATCACATAAAAATTATAAACATTAGTTAA
- a CDS encoding TonB-dependent receptor — protein sequence MKNLMTLVMLLVATIAATAQNTTLTGKVTDVDNTPLMGVNVLVKGTALGAQTNFDGAFSIANLESGTYTVLVSYLGYKTKELQVTITANTENTLEIVQLYEGNEILKEVVVNGERRNKFSRKETAYVAKLPLKDLENTQVYSTITSDLLVSQITTKFDDALKNAVGVDKLWSSTGRGGDGSGYYSIRGFSVQPQLVNGMPGLTNGTINAANIERIEVIKGPSATLFGSSVTSYGGLINTVTKKPYKGYGGEVSLTAGSYGLTVLSADFNTALDKNNDIYFRLNTAYHTEDSFQDAGFKKSFFVAPSLSYRVNNKLSFSLYAEITEAEQTNATSLFLNRAAPSASSSISELGYNNKLSYTSNDLSIENPTSNYRVEMDYKLSDTWQSQTILSKSNTSSNGYYSYLYEYGILEPNTFSRMINKENGKTNTTDIQQNFIGDFKLGTLRNRVVAGLDYYQATNIDQSSGFSFYGNVLPNGDTNGDNPFTPEVETDTYPLTEAGVLSVLAAQTTNNIKSKTSTYSAYVSDVLNITPALSAMASLRVDRFDNEDDVTTDADDYAQTAFSPKFGVLYQPILDKLSVFANYQNGFTNIAPSLVGDPADGPQTLKSFDPEQANQLEFGIKTNLFNGKLNATVSYYDITVSDKVMTDPTSAFNKIQDGEVESTGIEIEINANPINGLNIKAGFSNNDSEITKTDNAILAGTRPLESGAETLYNLWANYEFQVGSLEGFGLGFGLNGASESSIINYGPGGTFDLPSYTIYNSSVFYQADKYRVGLKLNNMFNETYYKGWTTITPQQPRALLANFTYKF from the coding sequence ATGAAAAATTTAATGACCTTAGTAATGTTATTGGTAGCAACAATTGCAGCTACAGCACAAAACACTACACTAACAGGTAAAGTAACAGACGTAGATAATACCCCTTTAATGGGTGTAAATGTATTAGTAAAAGGAACAGCTTTAGGAGCACAAACTAATTTTGATGGTGCATTTAGTATAGCAAATTTAGAATCTGGCACTTACACGGTTCTTGTATCTTACTTAGGTTATAAAACTAAAGAACTGCAGGTTACAATTACTGCAAACACAGAAAATACATTAGAGATAGTACAACTATATGAAGGAAACGAAATTTTAAAAGAGGTAGTTGTTAATGGAGAACGTAGAAATAAGTTTTCTAGAAAAGAAACAGCCTATGTAGCAAAATTACCTTTGAAAGATTTAGAAAATACACAGGTTTACAGTACAATAACCTCAGATTTATTAGTGTCTCAAATAACAACAAAGTTTGATGATGCTCTAAAAAATGCAGTTGGTGTAGACAAGTTATGGAGCTCTACAGGCCGCGGAGGAGACGGATCTGGATACTACAGTATTCGTGGTTTTAGCGTGCAGCCACAATTGGTAAACGGTATGCCTGGCTTAACAAATGGAACAATAAATGCAGCAAATATAGAGCGTATAGAGGTTATAAAAGGACCATCTGCTACATTGTTTGGTAGTTCTGTAACATCTTACGGAGGTTTAATTAATACAGTTACTAAAAAGCCATACAAAGGTTATGGTGGTGAAGTATCTCTTACAGCAGGTTCTTACGGTTTAACAGTACTTTCTGCAGATTTTAATACTGCTTTAGATAAAAATAATGACATCTATTTTAGGCTAAATACAGCTTACCACACAGAAGATAGCTTTCAGGATGCAGGTTTTAAAAAGTCGTTTTTTGTAGCACCATCTTTATCATACCGTGTAAATAATAAATTATCATTTTCATTGTATGCAGAAATTACAGAAGCAGAGCAAACAAATGCCACTTCGTTATTTTTAAACAGAGCAGCACCATCTGCATCTTCTAGTATTTCAGAGTTGGGCTACAATAATAAATTATCATACACTTCTAATGATTTGTCTATAGAGAATCCTACATCTAACTACAGAGTAGAAATGGATTATAAATTGTCTGACACTTGGCAATCACAAACTATTTTGTCTAAAAGTAATACCTCTTCTAACGGATATTACTCTTATTTATATGAGTACGGAATTTTAGAGCCTAATACATTTTCTAGAATGATAAATAAAGAAAATGGAAAAACAAATACTACGGACATACAACAAAACTTTATTGGAGACTTTAAACTAGGAACATTACGTAACAGAGTCGTTGCAGGTTTAGATTATTACCAAGCAACAAACATAGACCAAAGTTCTGGTTTTTCTTTTTACGGTAACGTATTACCAAACGGAGATACAAACGGTGATAACCCTTTTACACCAGAAGTAGAAACAGATACTTACCCATTAACAGAAGCAGGAGTATTGTCTGTTTTAGCAGCACAAACAACAAACAATATAAAATCTAAAACAAGTACTTATAGTGCTTACGTGTCTGATGTATTAAATATTACACCAGCTTTATCTGCAATGGCAAGCTTACGTGTAGATAGGTTTGATAATGAAGATGATGTAACTACAGATGCAGATGACTATGCACAAACAGCTTTTTCTCCTAAGTTTGGTGTGTTGTACCAACCAATACTAGATAAATTATCGGTTTTTGCCAATTACCAAAACGGATTTACAAATATTGCGCCTAGTTTAGTAGGTGACCCAGCAGATGGCCCGCAAACGCTAAAATCTTTTGATCCAGAACAAGCAAACCAATTAGAGTTTGGTATAAAAACAAACCTATTTAACGGTAAATTAAATGCTACAGTTAGTTATTATGACATTACAGTGTCTGATAAAGTAATGACAGATCCAACATCTGCATTTAATAAAATACAAGACGGTGAAGTAGAAAGTACAGGTATAGAGATAGAAATTAATGCAAACCCAATTAATGGTTTAAATATAAAGGCCGGTTTTAGTAATAACGATAGTGAAATTACAAAGACTGATAATGCAATATTAGCAGGTACAAGACCTTTAGAATCTGGAGCAGAAACTCTTTACAACCTTTGGGCAAATTATGAGTTTCAGGTGGGAAGTTTAGAAGGTTTTGGACTAGGTTTTGGTTTAAACGGAGCTAGTGAAAGTTCTATTATTAATTATGGACCAGGAGGTACTTTTGATTTGCCTAGCTACACTATATACAATTCATCAGTTTTTTACCAAGCAGATAAATACAGGGTAGGATTAAAACTTAATAATATGTTTAATGAAACATATTACAAAGGGTGGACAACCATTACACCACAACAGCCAAGAGCATTATTAGCAAACTTCACATATAAGTTTTAA
- a CDS encoding S10 family peptidase translates to MKKLAYLKVVTVLAVFSFTTQTKAQDLKIAVDTTVVTNHTATINNTKLTYKATTGTQPVWDKQDNVVATLFYTYYKRTNVSKGEERPLVISFNGGPGSASVWMHIAYTGPKILNIDDEGYPVQPYGIKDNPYSILDVADIVYVNPVNTGYSRMVAQKDGKMPDRKQFFGINADIKYLAAWVNTFVTRNNRWQSPKYIIGESYGGTRVSGLALELQESQWMYLNGVIMVSPADYKIYNADGPLSSGINLPYFTAAAWHHKMLPTALQQKDLLEVLPEVEQYTIDKLMPAIARGGFITDAEKQDVAEKMAYYSGMSKKAILDHNLMVPTSFFWKDLLRNKSGHTIGRLDSRYLGIDKMAAGTKPDYNAEITSWLHSFTPAINFYLREHLNFKTDLKYNMFGSVHPWDNSNNNVREGLRKAMAENPYLKVLYQTGYYDGATTYFTSKYSMWQTDPSGKLKDRFTFKGYRSGHMMYLRKEDLKSANQDIRAFIKNSAANGKAAKY, encoded by the coding sequence ATGAAAAAATTAGCTTACCTAAAAGTCGTTACCGTTTTAGCGGTATTTAGTTTTACTACACAAACAAAAGCTCAAGATTTAAAAATTGCTGTAGATACTACGGTAGTAACAAACCACACTGCTACAATTAACAACACTAAACTTACCTATAAGGCCACTACTGGTACACAACCTGTTTGGGATAAACAAGATAATGTGGTTGCCACGTTATTTTATACCTATTATAAAAGAACAAATGTTAGTAAAGGAGAAGAACGCCCCTTGGTAATATCTTTTAATGGTGGTCCTGGATCTGCATCTGTCTGGATGCACATTGCATATACTGGACCTAAAATTTTAAATATTGATGACGAGGGTTACCCTGTACAGCCCTATGGTATTAAAGATAATCCGTATTCTATTTTAGACGTAGCAGATATTGTTTACGTAAACCCTGTTAATACGGGTTACTCTAGAATGGTTGCCCAAAAAGATGGGAAAATGCCAGACCGCAAACAGTTTTTTGGTATTAATGCAGATATTAAATACTTGGCTGCTTGGGTAAATACATTTGTTACACGTAATAATAGGTGGCAATCTCCTAAATATATTATTGGTGAGAGTTATGGCGGTACTCGCGTGTCTGGTTTAGCATTAGAACTACAAGAGTCTCAATGGATGTATTTAAATGGTGTAATTATGGTATCACCAGCAGATTATAAAATATACAACGCAGACGGACCTTTATCTTCTGGTATAAACTTACCTTATTTTACTGCTGCTGCTTGGCACCATAAAATGTTACCTACCGCTTTACAACAAAAAGACTTGTTAGAAGTATTACCAGAAGTAGAACAATATACTATAGACAAGCTTATGCCTGCCATTGCAAGAGGCGGATTTATAACAGATGCCGAGAAGCAAGATGTTGCAGAAAAAATGGCATACTACTCTGGTATGTCTAAAAAAGCAATTTTAGACCATAACTTAATGGTACCTACTTCTTTTTTCTGGAAAGATTTACTGCGCAATAAAAGCGGACATACCATTGGCCGTTTAGACTCTAGATATTTAGGTATAGACAAAATGGCTGCTGGTACAAAGCCCGATTATAATGCAGAAATTACCTCTTGGTTACACTCTTTTACACCTGCAATTAACTTTTACCTTAGAGAACACTTAAACTTTAAAACAGACCTTAAGTACAATATGTTTGGTAGTGTTCACCCTTGGGACAATAGCAATAATAATGTTAGAGAAGGTTTACGCAAAGCAATGGCAGAAAACCCATACCTAAAAGTATTGTACCAAACTGGATATTATGATGGTGCTACAACCTACTTTACCTCTAAATATAGTATGTGGCAAACAGACCCTAGCGGAAAACTAAAAGACAGGTTTACTTTTAAGGGCTACAGAAGCGGACATATGATGTACTTGCGTAAAGAAGATTTAAAATCTGCTAACCAAGACATAAGGGCTTTTATTAAAAACAGTGCTGCTAATGGTAAAGCTGCTAAGTATTAG